A DNA window from Gemmatimonadaceae bacterium contains the following coding sequences:
- the ilvN gene encoding acetolactate synthase small subunit produces the protein MHRHTLNVLVQDHPGALHRAVSLLRRRSYNISSLAVGRSERDDASRMTLVVDAADARQVVRQLASLIEVLAVHDVTGSGAVQRETVLARVGAPGDHLAAVVSLALDFGARVVDVGDAVAIVELTDVPERVDGFIAHLQPFGIVELRRSGTLAMTRGGTADGVPYPQAQADGSAGEDMQ, from the coding sequence ATGCACCGACACACCCTCAACGTTCTCGTGCAGGATCACCCCGGCGCCCTCCACCGCGCGGTGTCGCTGCTGCGCCGGCGTTCCTACAACATCTCGTCGCTCGCCGTGGGCCGCTCCGAGCGCGACGACGCCAGCCGGATGACGCTCGTCGTGGATGCCGCCGACGCGCGACAGGTCGTGCGCCAGCTCGCCTCGCTCATCGAGGTGCTCGCGGTGCACGACGTCACCGGCAGCGGAGCCGTGCAGCGCGAGACCGTGCTGGCGCGGGTCGGCGCGCCTGGCGATCACCTGGCCGCGGTGGTCAGCCTGGCGCTCGACTTCGGCGCCCGCGTCGTGGACGTCGGCGACGCGGTGGCGATCGTCGAGCTCACCGACGTGCCGGAGCGCGTGGACGGATTCATCGCGCACCTGCAGCCGTTCGGCATCGTGGAACTGCGGCGCAGCGGCACGCTGGCCATGACCCGCGGCGGCACCGCCGACGGCGTCCCATATCCCCAAGCACAGGCCGATGGATCGGCCGGAGAGGACATGCAATGA
- the ilvC gene encoding ketol-acid reductoisomerase, producing MTARIYYDRDADQSRLAGRRVAIVGFGSQGHAHALNLRDSGVDVVVGLPPRSRSREAAERAGLRVLTARDAAAESNIVMVLAPDTAQAKLFDDELCAALTPGKTLMFAHGFNVHYGLITPPAGVNVSLVAPKSPGHRVRELFTEGGGTPGLVAVAQDASGDAMADALAYAMAIGCTRAGVIATTFREETETDLFGEQAVLCGGVSHLVKAGFETLVEAGYQPEMAYFECLHELKLIVDLMYQGGLNYMRYSVSDTAEYGDYVAGPQVITGETRDAMRALLGRIRDGSFAADWVRENRDGRPWFNAARGRDTEHPLERVGADLRAMMPFVQPKVARPGVVGT from the coding sequence ATGACCGCCCGCATCTATTACGATCGCGATGCCGACCAGTCGCGCCTGGCCGGCCGCCGCGTGGCCATCGTGGGATTTGGCAGCCAGGGGCATGCGCACGCGCTCAACCTGCGCGACAGCGGCGTGGACGTCGTCGTCGGCCTCCCGCCGCGGTCGAGGAGCCGCGAGGCGGCGGAAAGAGCCGGGCTCCGCGTGCTGACGGCGCGCGACGCGGCCGCCGAGTCGAATATCGTGATGGTGCTCGCGCCCGACACGGCGCAGGCGAAGCTGTTTGACGACGAACTGTGCGCCGCGCTCACGCCGGGCAAGACGCTGATGTTCGCGCACGGCTTCAACGTGCACTACGGGCTCATCACGCCGCCGGCGGGCGTGAACGTGTCGCTGGTGGCGCCCAAGTCGCCGGGCCACCGGGTGCGCGAGCTGTTCACCGAAGGCGGCGGGACGCCCGGACTCGTGGCGGTGGCGCAGGACGCCAGCGGCGACGCGATGGCGGACGCCCTCGCCTACGCGATGGCCATCGGCTGCACGCGCGCCGGGGTGATCGCCACGACCTTTCGCGAGGAGACGGAAACCGATCTCTTCGGCGAACAGGCCGTCCTGTGCGGCGGCGTGTCACACCTGGTGAAGGCGGGCTTCGAGACGCTGGTCGAGGCGGGCTACCAGCCCGAGATGGCGTACTTCGAATGCCTGCACGAGCTGAAGCTCATCGTGGACTTGATGTACCAGGGCGGGCTGAACTACATGCGCTACTCGGTGAGCGACACGGCCGAGTACGGCGACTACGTGGCCGGTCCGCAGGTCATCACCGGCGAGACCCGCGACGCGATGCGCGCGCTGCTGGGCCGCATTCGCGACGGCTCGTTCGCCGCCGACTGGGTGCGCGAGAATCGCGACGGACGTCCGTGGTTCAACGCCGCGCGCGGTCGCGACACCGAACACCCGCTCGAGCGGGTGGGCGCCGACCTGCGCGCCATGATGCCCTTTGTCCAGCCCAAGGTGGCGCGACCGGGAGTCGTCGGCACATGA
- the ilvB gene encoding biosynthetic-type acetolactate synthase large subunit, producing MTSPQRTGAQILCEALLREGVDVIFGIPGGAIMPFYHALWEYRDRLRHVLCRHEQGAGHAAEGYARASGRVGVCVATSGPGATNLVTAIADAWMDGTPMVAITGQVSSALLGTDAFQEVDITGITVPITKHNYLVRDAATLPRVIAEAFQIARSGRPGPVLVDVTKDAQQATVAPRWEDAPLAATVRTDAAAREEAMAAAADLLAGARRPLLLAGGGVIQAGASAELLAFAEHASIPVVTTLHGIGVLPENHPLALGMPGMHGWVHVNRAIQMCDVLVSLGSRFDDRVTGKAAHFAPRARIVHVDVDPTQIGKVVRADIGIVGDVREVLRGWLASVPALDTRVWRDEVRALAAEHRPRQVYARRVRTAPLMPHDVFDALNDAFRDRDDWRVVTDVGQHQMWAAQLLDWRTPRSHITSGGAGTMGFALPAALGAALAAPESTIWVVCGDGGFQMTNQEMATLLQEGVRNVKIAVVNNGYLGMVRQWQELFEQRRYSNTRLSGPDFARLAEAYGIRGRTVTRAEDAPAAIADAWRHDGCALVDFRVEGEANVFPIVPAGRAIGEMRVS from the coding sequence ATGACGTCCCCGCAGCGTACCGGCGCCCAGATCCTGTGCGAAGCCCTCCTGCGCGAGGGCGTCGACGTGATCTTCGGGATTCCAGGCGGCGCGATCATGCCGTTCTATCACGCGCTCTGGGAATACCGCGACCGCCTGCGGCACGTGCTGTGCCGGCACGAGCAGGGGGCCGGCCATGCCGCCGAAGGATACGCGCGGGCGAGCGGACGCGTGGGCGTCTGCGTGGCCACCAGCGGGCCGGGGGCCACGAACCTGGTGACCGCCATCGCGGATGCCTGGATGGACGGCACGCCGATGGTGGCCATCACGGGGCAGGTGTCGAGCGCCCTGCTTGGCACCGATGCGTTCCAGGAAGTCGACATCACCGGCATCACCGTGCCGATCACCAAGCACAACTACCTCGTGCGGGATGCCGCGACCCTGCCACGCGTCATCGCGGAGGCGTTCCAGATTGCGCGATCGGGACGCCCCGGGCCGGTGCTGGTGGACGTCACGAAGGACGCGCAGCAGGCGACGGTCGCGCCGCGGTGGGAGGACGCGCCGCTGGCGGCGACGGTGCGCACCGACGCCGCCGCGCGCGAGGAGGCGATGGCCGCGGCCGCCGACCTGCTGGCCGGCGCGCGACGGCCGCTGCTGCTCGCCGGTGGCGGCGTCATCCAGGCCGGCGCTTCGGCCGAGCTGCTCGCCTTCGCCGAGCACGCATCCATTCCGGTGGTCACGACGCTGCACGGCATCGGCGTCCTGCCCGAGAATCATCCGCTCGCGCTCGGCATGCCGGGCATGCACGGATGGGTGCACGTGAACCGGGCCATCCAGATGTGCGACGTGCTCGTCAGCCTCGGCAGCCGCTTTGACGATCGCGTCACGGGCAAGGCCGCGCATTTCGCGCCGCGGGCGCGCATCGTGCACGTCGACGTCGATCCTACCCAGATCGGCAAGGTCGTGCGCGCCGACATCGGCATCGTGGGTGATGTGCGCGAGGTGCTGCGCGGCTGGCTCGCGAGCGTGCCCGCGCTCGATACCCGTGTCTGGCGTGACGAAGTCCGGGCGCTCGCCGCCGAGCACCGGCCGCGTCAGGTGTACGCGCGCCGGGTGCGCACGGCTCCGCTGATGCCGCACGACGTCTTCGATGCGCTGAATGACGCCTTCCGCGACCGCGACGACTGGCGCGTGGTGACGGACGTCGGCCAGCACCAGATGTGGGCGGCGCAGCTGCTCGACTGGCGCACGCCGCGCTCGCACATCACCAGCGGCGGCGCCGGCACCATGGGCTTTGCCCTCCCCGCCGCGCTCGGCGCCGCGCTCGCCGCCCCCGAGTCGACCATCTGGGTCGTCTGCGGCGACGGTGGTTTTCAGATGACCAACCAGGAAATGGCCACCCTGCTGCAGGAGGGCGTGCGCAATGTGAAGATCGCCGTCGTGAACAACGGCTATCTGGGCATGGTGCGCCAGTGGCAGGAGCTGTTCGAGCAACGCCGGTACAGCAACACCCGGCTCAGCGGCCCCGACTTCGCGCGGCTCGCCGAGGCGTACGGCATTCGCGGCCGCACGGTGACGCGCGCCGAGGACGCCCCCGCCGCCATCGCCGACGCCTGGCGGCACGACGGCTGCGCGCTCGTCGACTTCCGCGTCGAGGGCGAGGCCAACGTCTTCCCCATTGTCCCCGCCGGCCGCGCCATCGGCGAGATGCGCGTCTCCTGA
- the ilvD gene encoding dihydroxy-acid dehydratase, translated as MKSDIVKRGRDRAPHRALLRATGQIQDASDFDKPFIAVCNSYVDIVPGHVHLQAFGRAVKEAVRAAGGVPFEFNTIGVDDGIVMGHAGMHYSLPSRELIADCVETMVAAHQFDGLICIPNCDKIVPGMLMGAARVNIPTIFISGGPMQAGADRAGRAIDLVSVFEGVGQHAAGTIDDARLEELETFACPTCGSCSGMFTANSMNCLCEALGIALPGNGSLLATDPGRLDLARRAAREVVRMVRDGTRFLDIVTPAAIDNAVALDVAMGGSTNTVLHVLALAAEADVPYSLARINEVAERVPQLAKVSPAWDGARQWHLQDVHAAGGVPAIMAELASRPGLLATDVPTVTGRTLRENLETASNANPACIRTIAAPHAARGALCALFGNLAPDGAVIKVGAVDQHEMRFRGPARVFESEEQALAAAESGGIAAGDVVVVRNEGPRGGPGMREMLALTSFLKGMPLGGSVALITDGRFSGGTRGLCIGHVSPEAAEGGAIGLLHDGDVIDIDLAGRRLDVMLTEDELAFRRAEWTAPAPRITRGWLARYVRMVTNAARGAVLEPAPWRPATRTPVAPATSAAAPMVTHRVHA; from the coding sequence ATGAAATCGGACATCGTCAAACGAGGACGCGATCGGGCCCCGCACCGTGCACTCTTGCGCGCCACAGGCCAGATCCAGGACGCCAGCGACTTCGACAAGCCGTTCATCGCGGTCTGCAATTCGTACGTGGACATCGTCCCGGGGCACGTGCACCTGCAGGCCTTTGGCCGGGCCGTCAAGGAGGCCGTGCGCGCGGCGGGCGGGGTGCCGTTCGAGTTCAATACCATCGGCGTCGACGACGGCATCGTGATGGGGCACGCCGGCATGCACTACTCGCTTCCGTCGCGTGAACTCATCGCCGATTGCGTGGAGACGATGGTCGCGGCGCACCAGTTCGACGGCCTCATCTGCATTCCGAACTGCGACAAGATCGTCCCCGGCATGCTGATGGGCGCGGCGCGCGTGAATATCCCGACGATCTTCATCTCCGGCGGCCCCATGCAGGCGGGCGCTGACCGCGCGGGGCGCGCCATCGACCTGGTCTCGGTCTTCGAAGGGGTCGGCCAGCATGCGGCGGGGACCATCGACGACGCGCGACTCGAGGAACTCGAGACGTTCGCCTGCCCGACCTGCGGCAGCTGCAGCGGCATGTTCACCGCCAACTCGATGAACTGCCTGTGCGAGGCGCTGGGCATCGCCCTGCCGGGCAACGGCTCGCTGCTCGCCACCGACCCGGGCCGACTCGACCTCGCCCGCCGCGCGGCCCGTGAAGTGGTGCGCATGGTGCGCGATGGCACGCGCTTCCTCGACATCGTCACACCCGCGGCCATCGACAACGCGGTGGCGCTCGACGTCGCGATGGGCGGCTCCACCAACACGGTGCTGCACGTGCTCGCGCTCGCCGCCGAGGCGGACGTCCCGTACTCGCTGGCGCGCATCAACGAGGTGGCGGAGCGGGTGCCGCAACTGGCCAAGGTGTCGCCAGCGTGGGATGGCGCGCGGCAGTGGCACCTGCAGGACGTCCACGCGGCCGGCGGTGTGCCGGCCATCATGGCCGAACTGGCATCGCGCCCGGGGCTGCTGGCGACCGACGTGCCCACCGTGACCGGCCGGACGCTGCGGGAGAACCTGGAGACGGCGAGCAACGCGAATCCGGCCTGCATTCGGACCATCGCGGCGCCACACGCCGCGCGCGGCGCCCTGTGCGCACTCTTCGGCAACCTCGCCCCCGACGGCGCGGTGATCAAGGTCGGTGCCGTGGACCAGCACGAGATGCGGTTTCGCGGGCCCGCGCGCGTGTTTGAAAGCGAGGAGCAGGCGCTCGCTGCCGCGGAGTCGGGCGGCATCGCGGCGGGTGACGTCGTCGTCGTGCGCAACGAAGGACCGCGCGGCGGGCCCGGGATGCGCGAGATGCTCGCCCTCACGTCGTTCCTCAAGGGGATGCCGCTCGGCGGATCGGTGGCCCTGATCACCGACGGTCGCTTCTCCGGTGGCACGCGCGGACTCTGCATCGGGCACGTCTCGCCGGAGGCCGCGGAAGGCGGCGCCATTGGCCTGTTGCACGACGGTGATGTCATCGACATCGACCTCGCCGGGCGTCGGCTCGACGTGATGCTCACCGAGGATGAACTCGCGTTCCGGCGCGCCGAATGGACGGCGCCGGCGCCGCGCATCACGCGCGGGTGGCTGGCGCGGTACGTGCGCATGGTGACGAACGCCGCGCGGGGCGCGGTGCTGGAACCGGCGCCATGGCGGCCGGCGACTCGGACGCCGGTCGCGCCCGCGACATCGGCCGCGGCACCCATGGTTACCCACCGGGTGCACGCATGA